A window of Cohnella herbarum contains these coding sequences:
- a CDS encoding carbohydrate ABC transporter permease has translation MDKLLSKRRDRVGLASEVLLILVALLFLYPILYLVLASFKEPGQFYDPLAWPNSFYLGHYEKAFAKVNVMSGFMNTFAISAGSIALIIIVSSMAGYIIARMPHKFFQLLFYFFISGMVIPLQTGMIPIFKMGVALHLIDTRSFMILLYTAGAIPMATFMYAGFTKSVPREIEESASLDGYGRFRTYWLIIFPLLLPATGTLIMLNIYGIWNDLFGPLLYLKDPAKMTLMAQVVQFKANNQSIDYGPIFALCVMATLPLIILFFFTQKYMMRGLIMGSVKG, from the coding sequence ATGGACAAGCTGCTCTCCAAGCGGAGAGATCGCGTGGGTTTGGCATCGGAAGTTCTATTAATTCTAGTCGCATTGCTATTCTTATATCCGATCCTCTATCTTGTTCTAGCTAGTTTCAAGGAGCCTGGCCAATTCTATGACCCTCTAGCATGGCCAAACTCTTTTTATCTAGGACATTACGAGAAAGCCTTCGCTAAGGTAAACGTTATGTCGGGCTTTATGAATACCTTTGCTATTAGCGCGGGTTCAATCGCCCTCATTATTATCGTATCTTCCATGGCCGGGTATATCATTGCACGAATGCCGCACAAGTTTTTTCAGCTCTTGTTCTACTTCTTCATATCGGGCATGGTCATTCCGCTGCAAACGGGAATGATTCCGATCTTTAAGATGGGAGTCGCGTTGCATCTCATCGATACGCGCTCTTTTATGATTTTGTTGTATACGGCGGGCGCAATCCCTATGGCTACGTTTATGTACGCGGGATTTACGAAGTCCGTGCCGCGAGAAATAGAAGAGTCGGCTTCGCTAGACGGATACGGTAGATTCCGAACGTACTGGCTGATTATTTTCCCCTTGTTGCTTCCGGCTACGGGAACTCTGATTATGCTGAACATTTACGGAATATGGAACGATCTCTTCGGACCTTTGCTCTACCTTAAGGATCCGGCGAAAATGACGCTCATGGCGCAGGTCGTGCAATTTAAAGCGAATAACCAATCGATCGATTACGGTCCGATTTTTGCTCTGTGCGTAATGGCGACTCTCCCTTTGATTATTCTGTTTTTCTTTACGCAAAAGTACATGATGAGAGGGCTCATCATGGGATCGGTTAAAGGCTGA
- a CDS encoding carbohydrate ABC transporter permease, with the protein MNNRSREWWTGFLFILPATILFIAFVYYPFAQSIYYSFTEWDSIRPAKYIGLDNYAYLLEDSKMLRAGMNTLLVTVFGLAIQNPLSLLLAVLLNRSFRTRAFLRTAFYLPVIVSLVVTSIVWGSILQYDGLLNGLLERIGLADWSRDWLGNSHTVFPTIIAMTQWQGLGYCAVIYLAGLQSIPQELYEAAKIDGANAGRRFMHVTLPLLMPAITIVVFLTIIGGLKLFDIPYVMTGGGPGSSSYTITLAIYNAAFRENTYGYAIAAGIVLMIFIMIVTLIQLRITRRREVEI; encoded by the coding sequence TTGAACAATCGATCTCGCGAGTGGTGGACCGGATTTCTATTTATTCTTCCGGCAACGATACTTTTTATCGCGTTTGTTTATTACCCGTTTGCGCAAAGCATTTACTATTCGTTCACGGAGTGGGACTCCATTCGTCCGGCGAAATATATCGGATTGGATAATTACGCGTATCTTCTCGAGGATTCCAAGATGCTTCGAGCGGGGATGAATACGCTTCTGGTTACGGTATTCGGTTTAGCGATACAGAACCCGCTTTCGTTGTTGCTGGCTGTTCTGTTAAATCGTTCGTTCCGTACCCGGGCATTTCTGCGAACGGCATTTTATTTACCGGTCATCGTGAGTCTGGTCGTAACTTCCATCGTATGGGGCAGCATTTTACAGTACGACGGATTGCTTAACGGCTTGCTTGAACGAATCGGATTGGCGGATTGGAGCCGGGATTGGCTAGGCAACTCTCACACCGTATTTCCTACGATTATCGCCATGACTCAGTGGCAGGGACTTGGATACTGTGCCGTCATTTATTTGGCGGGACTGCAATCGATCCCGCAAGAGCTGTACGAAGCCGCGAAGATTGACGGGGCCAATGCGGGCAGACGTTTCATGCATGTAACGCTTCCGCTGTTAATGCCTGCCATTACGATCGTCGTTTTCTTAACGATTATCGGGGGGCTTAAGCTGTTCGATATCCCTTACGTCATGACGGGCGGCGGGCCAGGTTCATCCTCATACACGATAACTCTTGCGATATATAATGCCGCGTTCCGCGAGAACACTTACGGTTACGCAATCGCAGCCGGTATCGTCCTTATGATCTTCATTATGATCGTCACGCTCATTCAACTGAGAATCACGCGCCGAAGAGAGGTGGAGATCTAA
- a CDS encoding ABC transporter substrate-binding protein: protein MKKRMTLLMSATLLISMALSACGGNEAQNTATPNKNGSVESAPASASNDDAFTIRIGAWFIDDRPYMQEFKANTEKAYKAVYPNGTIQWDITLGDTYSDKLKAELASDTAPDVFFHQGQTAKFGEVGYLADLSGESWAGKLNPGTKSSYLYKDVVYSLPMGVASSGIWYNKKIFGDLGIQVPKSWSELEKAFSVIKAAGITPVSAGFKDIWTAQMTFNLWMQPYGNESSPTYGKDLYEGKKTLEGPEVQAVMTHLQEMVEKGYLNKTALSIDWPQSAELFTSGKAAMIVQGPWMPGTAKENFQTKGHAAFDLGYFPFTTDKGYAKLSIGVDQSLSVNAKTKLMQQAKDLVDVIASPEVYGPFNVGGGTVPAIQGMQLNYPDAALNDLLKVVEETDSGMGYESYLPASAMTSLVETFTKVASGIKFNPKDLAEAQKKLEKDKGTVIVPAE from the coding sequence GTGAAAAAAAGAATGACTCTTCTAATGTCCGCTACGTTATTGATATCAATGGCGTTATCGGCATGCGGAGGAAACGAAGCTCAAAACACGGCAACGCCGAACAAGAACGGATCGGTCGAGAGCGCTCCTGCTAGCGCTTCGAATGACGATGCATTTACCATTCGAATCGGGGCTTGGTTTATCGATGATCGGCCTTACATGCAAGAGTTCAAGGCGAATACCGAGAAAGCCTACAAAGCGGTATATCCTAACGGTACGATCCAATGGGACATTACGCTCGGCGACACTTATTCCGACAAGCTGAAGGCGGAGTTAGCTTCGGATACGGCACCGGACGTATTTTTCCATCAAGGACAAACCGCAAAATTCGGCGAAGTCGGCTATTTGGCGGATTTATCCGGAGAGTCATGGGCAGGGAAGCTTAATCCGGGAACTAAGAGTTCCTATCTTTACAAAGACGTCGTCTATTCCCTGCCGATGGGAGTGGCCTCCAGCGGAATCTGGTATAACAAAAAAATCTTCGGCGACCTAGGTATCCAAGTACCCAAGTCGTGGTCGGAATTGGAGAAGGCTTTCTCCGTGATCAAAGCAGCGGGCATTACTCCCGTTTCCGCGGGCTTTAAGGATATCTGGACGGCTCAAATGACTTTTAATCTATGGATGCAGCCTTATGGTAACGAAAGCAGTCCAACGTACGGCAAAGATTTGTACGAAGGCAAGAAGACGTTGGAGGGCCCTGAAGTTCAAGCGGTCATGACCCATCTGCAAGAAATGGTCGAAAAAGGGTATTTGAACAAAACCGCACTGAGCATCGATTGGCCGCAATCCGCGGAGTTGTTCACTTCGGGTAAAGCGGCAATGATCGTACAAGGTCCTTGGATGCCCGGAACGGCTAAAGAAAATTTCCAAACCAAAGGACATGCCGCATTCGATCTCGGATACTTCCCGTTCACGACGGATAAAGGGTATGCCAAATTATCCATCGGCGTCGACCAATCCCTGTCCGTCAATGCCAAGACGAAACTTATGCAGCAAGCGAAAGACTTGGTCGATGTCATAGCGAGTCCGGAAGTGTACGGTCCATTTAACGTGGGCGGCGGTACGGTGCCTGCCATTCAAGGCATGCAATTGAACTACCCTGACGCTGCATTGAACGATCTACTGAAGGTTGTCGAAGAGACGGATTCCGGTATGGGCTATGAATCGTACTTGCCTGCTTCCGCTATGACTTCGCTCGTGGAGACGTTCACGAAAGTGGCATCCGGCATTAAATTTAATCCTAAAGATTTGGCGGAAGCGCAGAAAAAGCTCGAAAAAGATAAAGGGACGGTCATCGTTCCGGCGGAGTAA
- a CDS encoding response regulator — protein sequence MNIYVVDDEKAVRDYIVSLPEWENLGCKIIGQAADGLEAYEDLIEMKERIPDILISDIRMPVMDGIELSRRMLEKFPEMKVIFLTAYSEFNYAKQAVKLGVSDFITKPFHESELLDSVKWIKEHRLDRQNAELIRQEEWIQTLLNSELSEQSKSEALSQPELFMKSAVFLSIEIDNVDFLDYTGKPFSKLTLREKIFEVMSFYPFPYWSTLSQSGVYLILFIPFSLPNEETAHEAMDVARRILETSNESLGFSVSIGISDRLNSILELGRGLEEAKSCLDYRMLIGRKSIIAYQAMKSLQEKKRVQTEINHTELVEVLRKGESALIPEYLKKMNRVFMREGLNKKRILEECMEMVTVTGKTMIAFGLQPSPEETLAVRKSVLSFTILSDLMQFMEQFLERSVADIKSAKQKSSVNLIDHVTQFIERRYMEDITLQMLAEELFINYSYLSRLIKKETGQNFRDLLWSYRIEMAKIKLSTTSLKHYEVAYAVGFKDPAHFSQLFKKLTGKSPGEYKA from the coding sequence ATGAACATATACGTGGTAGATGACGAAAAAGCAGTTCGGGACTATATCGTTTCCCTTCCGGAATGGGAGAACCTCGGTTGCAAGATCATAGGACAGGCAGCCGATGGCTTGGAAGCCTATGAAGATTTAATAGAAATGAAGGAACGAATTCCCGACATCCTCATATCCGATATTCGTATGCCGGTTATGGACGGAATTGAGTTGTCCAGGCGCATGCTGGAGAAATTTCCGGAGATGAAAGTGATCTTCCTAACCGCCTATAGCGAATTTAACTATGCCAAGCAGGCCGTTAAGCTAGGCGTATCGGATTTCATCACCAAGCCTTTTCACGAAAGCGAGCTCCTGGACAGCGTCAAATGGATCAAAGAACATCGGCTGGATCGTCAGAATGCGGAATTGATTCGGCAAGAGGAATGGATACAGACGCTTCTGAACTCAGAATTGTCGGAACAATCCAAGTCGGAGGCTCTTAGTCAGCCGGAACTGTTCATGAAATCGGCGGTGTTCCTATCGATTGAAATCGACAACGTGGATTTTCTGGATTACACGGGGAAACCTTTCTCCAAGCTTACGTTACGGGAAAAAATATTCGAGGTGATGTCTTTCTATCCTTTTCCTTATTGGTCGACTCTCTCGCAGAGCGGGGTTTATTTGATTTTATTTATCCCTTTTTCTCTTCCTAACGAAGAAACCGCGCATGAAGCGATGGATGTTGCCCGTCGGATTCTAGAGACGAGCAACGAGTCGTTAGGTTTTAGCGTTTCGATAGGAATCAGCGATAGATTAAACTCCATCCTGGAGCTAGGAAGAGGTCTTGAAGAGGCGAAAAGCTGTTTGGATTATCGGATGTTGATTGGCCGCAAATCGATTATCGCTTACCAAGCTATGAAATCCCTCCAGGAAAAGAAACGGGTTCAAACGGAAATCAACCATACGGAACTCGTTGAAGTTTTACGTAAAGGGGAATCGGCTCTTATACCGGAATATTTGAAAAAGATGAATAGAGTCTTTATGCGGGAAGGTTTGAACAAAAAACGGATACTGGAAGAATGCATGGAAATGGTGACCGTGACCGGTAAAACGATGATCGCGTTCGGCTTGCAGCCAAGCCCAGAAGAGACGCTGGCCGTTCGTAAAAGCGTATTGTCCTTTACGATTCTATCCGATCTGATGCAGTTCATGGAACAATTTCTGGAGAGATCGGTAGCGGATATTAAATCCGCGAAACAGAAATCGTCCGTAAACTTAATCGATCATGTCACGCAGTTTATTGAACGGCGGTACATGGAAGACATTACTTTACAGATGTTGGCAGAGGAACTCTTTATTAATTATTCGTATCTAAGCAGGCTTATCAAGAAGGAAACAGGCCAAAATTTCCGGGACCTGTTATGGTCGTATCGCATCGAGATGGCTAAAATCAAGCTCTCGACAACAAGTCTTAAGCATTATGAGGTTGCTTATGCGGTCGGATTCAAGGATCCTGCCCACTTTAGTCAATTATTCAAGAAATTAACGGGCAAAAGTCCCGGAGAGTATAAAGCATAA
- a CDS encoding sensor histidine kinase, whose product MKLIQSIRSKLHYKMIIIYSLLTLAPLIVVSATFYFNSKRILENNEDQSFKQTLSETSDKIDGVLKAFARQASDIGDNRLVYTLLRNAASPDKYPLMPSEQSALEEGVEQMLQIELEDMTRSIGDFANSIHLYNREGKHYSAGSDQEVQYYEALNIMPFEKQGIPEWAFFVDHRRLVCNMQLIDTVTGTNLGLLVIMLDADKVRGLYGTYPEGSFFITNASNVVMSSDHSESIGQLLSMAEKSKTITTERKSKETDFKYVSRIPVSEASAGIRKLAVLSIVITLVSWIAVIVITYYVLRRITSPLTTLSKLMRKAQKENYQLIENFGSHDEIAMLCNSFNRMIMETRDLIQKVYKAELVQKEAQLTAIRTYFNPHFLHNTLEYISILAKSKEKIDLIPTLVKNLSSIFRFSIAPGEAFVSLEVEVKFAQIYLQIHQYRFEDRFEYNLDIPDHLKQVSVPKLILQPIIENAFIHGIDHIRHKGRIDIRAYESGFDLVIEVEDNGRANNAEPVRTKGMGSGLNSIESRIRLHYGDRFGLEKVRGAQGMIIRLHLPIVLNDFEETS is encoded by the coding sequence ATGAAGCTGATTCAATCGATTCGTTCGAAATTGCATTACAAAATGATCATTATCTACTCGCTACTGACGCTAGCGCCTTTAATCGTTGTAAGCGCTACCTTTTATTTTAACTCCAAGCGCATCCTTGAGAATAACGAGGACCAATCCTTTAAACAAACGTTATCCGAAACTTCCGATAAGATAGACGGCGTGTTGAAGGCGTTTGCCCGGCAGGCTTCCGACATCGGCGATAACCGTTTGGTATACACGCTGTTGCGCAACGCGGCTTCGCCGGACAAATATCCGTTAATGCCATCCGAACAGTCCGCGCTCGAAGAGGGCGTCGAACAAATGCTGCAGATCGAATTGGAAGATATGACTCGTAGCATCGGCGACTTCGCGAATTCGATCCATCTTTATAATCGGGAAGGCAAACACTATTCCGCGGGCTCCGATCAAGAAGTTCAATACTACGAAGCGCTTAACATTATGCCTTTCGAGAAGCAGGGTATTCCGGAATGGGCTTTCTTCGTCGATCACCGGCGATTGGTTTGCAATATGCAGCTAATAGATACCGTAACGGGAACGAATCTCGGTCTATTGGTGATCATGTTGGATGCGGATAAGGTAAGAGGGTTATACGGCACTTATCCGGAAGGATCCTTTTTTATAACAAACGCAAGCAACGTCGTCATGTCCTCCGATCATTCGGAATCCATAGGTCAGCTACTTTCTATGGCCGAGAAGAGCAAAACGATTACTACGGAAAGAAAGTCAAAGGAGACCGACTTCAAATACGTTAGCCGCATTCCCGTTTCCGAAGCGAGCGCGGGTATTCGTAAATTAGCCGTATTATCTATCGTGATTACTTTGGTTTCTTGGATAGCGGTCATAGTCATTACCTACTACGTGCTCCGGAGAATCACAAGTCCTTTAACGACCTTAAGTAAATTAATGCGCAAGGCGCAAAAAGAAAACTACCAGCTAATCGAAAATTTCGGCTCTCATGACGAGATTGCTATGCTATGCAACAGTTTCAATAGGATGATCATGGAGACGAGAGATTTGATTCAGAAGGTGTACAAGGCCGAACTGGTTCAGAAGGAAGCGCAACTGACGGCGATTCGCACCTATTTTAATCCGCATTTCTTGCATAACACGCTTGAGTACATTAGCATATTGGCCAAATCCAAGGAGAAGATCGATTTAATTCCCACTCTCGTCAAGAATCTTTCCAGCATCTTTCGTTTCTCGATCGCTCCGGGAGAAGCTTTCGTATCGCTGGAAGTGGAAGTGAAATTCGCCCAGATTTACTTGCAAATCCATCAATACCGATTCGAGGATCGGTTCGAATACAATCTGGACATTCCGGATCATCTGAAGCAAGTAAGCGTTCCTAAGCTGATCCTTCAGCCGATAATAGAGAATGCTTTTATACACGGCATCGATCACATTCGCCACAAAGGACGAATCGATATTCGCGCTTACGAAAGCGGTTTTGATCTCGTCATTGAAGTCGAAGATAACGGCCGAGCGAACAATGCGGAACCGGTAAGAACGAAGGGGATGGGATCGGGATTAAATAGCATCGAATCGAGGATTAGACTCCATTACGGAGATCGTTTTGGACTTGAAAAGGTAAGGGGTGCCCAAGGAATGATCATTCGGCTTCACTTGCCGATTGTTTTGAACGATTTCGAAGAGACTTCTTAG